The Actinomyces lilanjuaniae genome segment CCCGCGAGACCCACACCGTAGCCGAGTCCATCGAGCGGCACGTCAAGACGCTCGACGCCTTGCACCTTGCGACAGCGCCCCTGGTCGGGGAACCGATCACGACGGCCACGCACGACCCGACGATGAAACTCGTCGCCGAGCACCTGGGCCTGCCCGCCATCGACCCCGTCGGGCAGCAGGTGTGACGCGGCGAGTATCGTCCGCACCGTCGTCGACCCGGGCCGCCCCGTGCCCGCGATCACCCGAGAGAGGCCCCGCTCCGTGTACCTGCTGCTGCTCGCCGTCATCTACCTGGCTTTCGTCAGCCTCGGGCTGCCTGACTCCCTGGTGGGGTCCGGCTGGCCTGTCATGCACGGGGACCTCGGCGTCCCGGCCTCCTTCGCCGGAGGTGTCACCATCATTATCTCGATCGGCACGATCGTGTCCTCCCTGTCCTCGGAACGGCTGACCCGGCGCCTTGGCGCAGGCGTGGTGACGGCGGTGAGCGTGGCGGCCACGGCAGCTGCCCTGCTGGGGTTCTCCACCGCTACACAGTTCTGGCAGGTGTGCCTGTGGGCGCTCCCCTACGGCCTGGGAGCGGGCGCCGTGGACGCGGCACTGAACAACTACGTGGCGCTCCACTACAGCGCGCGGCACATGAACTGGCTGCACAGCTTCTGGGGGGTGGGGGCCTCGATCAGCCCGTTCGTCATGAGCCTGGCGCTGTCCACCGAGGCTGGCTGGCCAGCCGCCTACCGCTCCATCGGCCTTCTTCAGGTAGGACTGGCCGTCGTGCTGGCTGCCAGTCTGCCGCTGTGGCGGCGCGTGGCGACGATGGGTCCTGACCAGCCGACGGAGGAGCCCACCGTCAGCAGCAGCACTAACAGCACCGACAGTACCGGCGACCACGTCTCGCTGCTGACAGCGCTGCGCATCCCCGGGGTCCCCTGCGTCCTGCTCGCCTTCTTCGCCTACTGCGCCTTCGAGCAGACGGCCATGCTGTGGGGCGCCACCTTCTTCGTCTCCGACCGCGGCTTCGAGGCCTCCTCGGCCGCGTCCCTCGGCGCCCTGTTCATCCTGGGGCTAACCGCGGGCCGATTCCTGTGCGGCTTCTTCGCCGACCGCGTCGGGGACCGGGCGCTCATCCGCGGGGGCTTCGCGCTGGGAGCCGTGGGGGCCGCAGTGGTAGCGCTGCCGCTGGGACCCGCCTCCTTTGCCGGGTTCGTCCTGGCTGGCGTGGGCGCGGCTCCGGTGTACCCGGCGATCATCCACTCCACCCCGGCGAACTTCGGGCACCGCAGCTCCCAGACGGTCATCGGCATCCAGATGGCTGCGGCCTACACGGGGTCGACGATCATGCCCCCGCTCTTCGGGATAGTCGCCGGCTGGACGGGCCTGTGGCTGCTGCCCGCCTACCTGCTGGCACTGGCCCTGCTGGGCCTGGTCATGAGCGAGAGGCTCAACCGCGTGACACGGCCCCAGGGCTGATGCGTCCGCCCCAGGGTCCCAGTCCGCACCCATCCGTACCCAGGCGACAAGAACGTCATAGGACACCATGGCACCGTGTTGCCTGTGAACTTTTTGTTGCCTGGAGCCTCGATCGTGCCAGCATGACGTGCAGCAACTGCCGCACTACCCGTACACCGATAAACTTATCAGTCGCCCCGCTCCCCGATAAACTTATCACCATGAGGTCTCCGCTCGACTCGCCGTTCAGCCCCGGCTCCGACACGGTGCCCCAGGTGTGGGCCGGCCGCACCTCCCAACTCGGTGACTGGCGTGACGTCCTGCGCCCACGCCGCGTGGCCGGCATCCACGAGCGGGGCCGCACGGTCCTCGGGGAGGCAGGCTCGGGCAAGTCCTCGCTCGTACGCCGGATCGCCCGCGAGGCCCGGGAGACCGGGGACTGGGTGACGCCGCAGCTGCGCATCCCCTCCGGGACGGACCCCCTCAAGCGGGTGGCCTCCGCGCTCCTGGACCTCTCCTCGCAGGCAGGCCTGGCTGCCGCCCGGGAGCGGCGCATCGCCGACCTCCTGAGCAGGGTAGAGACAGTCGCCGCCTCCGGGGTCTCGCTGTCCGTGCGCGCGCAGGACGGTCCGGAGCCCTACACCGCCCTGACCGACCTCCTGGTGGAGATCGGGCGTGCGGCGATCCGGCACCGTGACGTCATGGTGGTCGTCCACGTTGACGAAGTACAGAACATCACTGACGAGCACGCGCGGTCCCAGCTGCTCACCGCCCTGGGGGACGCGCTCACCTACGAGGAGACCGTCAGTGTGCCCGGCGGCTGGCAGGTGGAGCGCGGACTGCCGATGGCTGTCTACCTCACGGGCCTAGCAGAGTTCGCGGACATGGCAGGTGCCCGTACAGGCGCCACCTTCGCGCGCCGATTCCGCACCACCACCCTGGACGCCATTGACGACGACGCCCTCATGGCCGCGCTCCAGCCCTTCGTTACCGAGGGCTGGCCACTGGCCAGCGGGAGAGGCGGCACCGAGAGGGTGTACATGGAGCCCGCCGCGCAGCGCGCCGTCGTCGAGCTGGCTTGCGGGGAGCCCTTCCTCTTCCAGCTCGCCGGGGAGCGCGCCTGGTACGCGGGCACCGACAACCTCATCACCGCTGGCCACGTGCGGGCCGGATGGCGCGACGCCGCCCCTGAGGCCGAGGCGCACGTACGACGCATCCTGGACCGCCTCCCCGAACGTGAGAGGCACTTCATCGAGACCATGGCCGGGCTCACGCCGCAGGAGCGCAGCCTGACCACCATCGCCCGGGCCATGGGCTACCGGCGGACCACCGATGCGGGCCCCACGGCGCAGCGCCTGGACCTCACCCGCGGGATTATCCGGCGTGGCAGGCACTACCGCTTCCACCACCGCGCTATCGAGGCCTACCTCACCTCGCAGTGGCCCTGGTAGGAGCCGGAGCCACCTCTTCGGCAGCCCCTGCGGGAACGTCGGCAGCCCCTGCGGGAACGACGGAGTCCGCGTCGACACGGTGCCCCCGGGAGCAGGACAGCCCCGCCGTAACGGGGCTCCCGCAGCCGAGGTGGACCGGGGTCGACAGGACCTCAGACACCTTAGGAAGATGCCTGAGCCCCCACTGCTGCAGTGCCGCCAGCACGACCACGAGATCACGACCCTTGGCAGTGAGCACGTAGGCTGACCGCGCCCTGCGCCCTGGGTCCCGGTAGGGCGCAACAGCCAGGACACCGTGCTCGACGAGCTTTCTGAGGCGCGCCGACAGAATGGCACGAGGGCACCCCAGGCTCTCCTCCAGGTCGTTGAACCGGCATATGCCCCGGTGAATATCGCGCAGGATGAGCAGGGTCCACTTCTCACCCACAAGCGCCAGGGTACCCGCGATAGGGCACGAGGACTGGGCTCCAGGAGCGGCCACAGGCACCTCCTTAGAACTGACGACGTCCTGGCTGCTGCACGGTAACGAGGGTGGGCGTGGGAGGAGACGCAAGCATGCCAGGCCTCACGGCCCAGCCGTCAGACGCGTCCACGCCCAGCGCACTCCCGGCTGGCGAGGCCCAGGAGCCTGAGTCTGTTTCTGAGACTCAGGGAGGTTAGCACGTAGCAGGTCGTCGTATCACAGCTGTGTCACAGCCTGTTACGAGAGGGGCGCAGGTCGGCGCGCAAGCGGCGTCGCAATTGACAACCCAGGCAGGACTATCTAGGTTCAGTTTACGTACTTAGATATCCAGGCAGCACCCGCCAGGGAGCTCGATCGGCACCCAGCACGGACAGGAGCGCATACAACAATGAAGGCATACGCCCTCACGTCCTACCGCGACGGCGGGACGCTTGAGTGGCTGGACGTGCCCAGGCCGACGGCCGGGGCCGACCAGGTAGTTGTCGAGGTCCGTGCAGCCGGCCTCAACCCGCTGGACCGCATGGTGGCTGCCGGGCAGTTCCGGCAGCTCATCCCCTACCGGCTGCCGCTGGTCCTGGGGCAGGAGCTCGCTGGCGTCGTCACCGAGGTCGGTCCCAAGGTCCACGACGTCGCGGTCGGCGACCGCGTCTTTGCCCGCCCCGACATCAACAGGATCGGCACCTTCACGGAAGCGATCGCGGTTGACGTCGCCGACACCGCCCCTATGCCAGCCGGACTCAGCTTTGCCGAGGCGGCCTCGCTGCCACTGGTCCTGCTCACGGCCGTCCAGGCGTTCACCGAGAAGGCGCAGGTCAGGCCGGGGGACAAGGTCTTCGTCCAAGGCGGCACCGGCGGGCTCGGCTCGGTCGCCGTCCAGGTGGCCAAGCACCTGGGTGCGACGGTGGCGACAACGGTGAGCACCAGCAACGTCGAGCTGGCCCGCAGCCTCGGGGCGGACGTCGTGGTGGACTACCGCACCCAGCGCTACGAGGACCACGTCAAGGACTATGACGTCGTCCTCGACACCCTGGGCAGGGACGAGACCCTGCGCTCCATGAAGGTGCTGAGGTCTGGCGGCACCATGGTCTCGGTTGCCGGGGCACCTGACCCCGAGCTCGCCGCCCAGCTGGGCAGGCCCTTCCTGGGACCGGTTATGTGGCTGATGAGCCGCAGGGCACGACGGGCCGCCAGGGCGCAGGACGCTATGTACAGGTTCCTCTTCATGCGCGCTGACGGCAGCCAGCTGGCCCGGCTCACTCCCGCGATCGAGGCGGGCAGCATCAGGCCGCTGGTGGGCCACACCTTCGAGCTTGGTCAGCTGGAGCAGGCCATGGCCCTGCTAGCCTCCGGGAAGGCCAACCCGGGTAAGATCGTGGTGGAGGCCAAGCCGTGAGCACGCTCAGGCTCTTTGACGGCCCCTACGCTGACGCACCGGTCGAGCATGTCATAACCCCTGCGGGCACGTCCTTCGCCTACCGAGCGGTCGGCTCCGGGCACGCGACACCGCTACTGCTCCTGGTCCACCTAGCCGCCACGCTGGACGGCTGGGACCCGTTGGTGGTTGACCAGTGCGCGCAGGACCGTCCGGTCATCGCGGTGGACTACCCCGGCATGGGTGGCTCCTCGGGAGCCGCGCCGACCACCGTCGCCGGGATGGCGGAGAGCGTCATCACCTTCCTGGACGCAGCCGGACTTGAGCAGGTGGATATCCTCGGACTCTCGCTCGGCGGGTTCGTCACCCAGCAACTGCTGCTGGCCCATCCGCACCGGTTTCGCAGGGCGGTACTGGCTGGCACCGGCCCAGCGGGAGGCAGGGGCATCACCAGGGTGCCGACCCTGACCTTCCAGGCCATGGCGAAGGCCGCCGCGACCCGGAAGGATCCGCGCCACTACCTGTTCTTCCCCCCAGCCGCCTGGGACAGGGCCGACGAGTTCCTGGAGCGCGTCTCCAGGTTCAGGCACCCTGACAGGCCCGCCCGGGTACCGGGCCTCCTGCGTCAGCTCGTGGCCGTCTACCGCTGGGGCCGACAGGCGCCGCAGGACCTGTCCGCGCTCACCCACCCGGCCCTCGTGGTCAATGGCGACCAGGACCTGATGGTGCCTAGCCCTAACACCATCGACCTGGGACACCGACTTCCCGCAGCCAGGCTCGAGGAGCTCTATCCCGGGGCCGGCCACGGCGCCGTCTTCCAGGAGCCTGGGATCTTCTCCTCCCAGGTCAGGGAGTTCCTGGGGTAGCACCCGCTCCTGGCACCTGTCGTCTTGTCCGCGTCTGGTTCCTGCCCACAAGGACGTACGGGACACGTAGATCGGGCAGCAGCACGGCACCGCTCAGCAGCACCCACGGCACCGGGGCCGCAGAGTCGGCCCGGCGGTCACAGCGCTGACATGCCCACAGCGCTCACAGCTCCTTGAAGTACCTGGCCACTGGCCATCGCGTGTAGCCCACCGCCTCGTAGGCAGCGCGCGCCGAGGCGTGGCCCGCGTCCCCGCCAGTCTCCACCATAACCATGTGCATGCCAGCCTCACGGGCACGGCTGTGCGCGCGCTCCATCAGCGTCCGCCCGACCCCCTGGCGCTGGTAAGCGGGATCGACGCAGAGGATGTAGACCTCTCCCATGGAGTCCTCCGGGTGGATACGGGTACATACCCAGCCCGCAGGCTCCCCGCCCACCAGGGCGACGTCACAGGCCTGCGCCTCCTGGTCGAGCACCTGGGCCAGGTCCGAGCGCTGGCGCGCCTCCCAGCCCTGCGGCCAGAAGCTGTCGTACACGAAACGGGGGACGACCCCGGTAGCGATATCCCCGCTCATGGCCTCGAAAACCGGCGCCCAGGCGCGGATTGACAGGTCGAGCAGCTGGTCGCGCATGACGGGGTCGTAGGGGACCACGCGTGCCCCCGAGGCCTTCACACTTCTCACCCCGGAATGCTACCGCACCACGTCGTCGGGTCCTCGTCGGCTCCTCGCAGCCCGGCGAGGTGGAGCGCACCCCGACTTTACAGGTGTCAATGAACGGGTGGGGCAGCGCGAGACTCCACCTACCTCATCCTCCCGGGGACGCGGCCGCTGTGACCCGGCGAGCGTGCCCCGTGCCTGGCGGGACCACAGGGACGGCCCCGCGCCCGCGTCTCTGCCAGCAGGCCGGGGAGGCGGCTAGCCTCAGCAGCATCCACCACATGACATGAGCACGACACAGGGGACAATGAGCTACCTGCCCGCAGACCACGACGAAAGGGACGGCGTGATCGAGACTCTCAGGGCGCGGTTCGAGGCGCACCCGCACCGGCACGCGGGCATCTCCTGGGACGACGTCGCCGTGCGTCTGACCGAGCACCCTGAGACGCTGAGGGCGCTCAGAGGCATGGAAGAGACGGGAGGCGAGCCCGACGTCGTCGGCTACGACGCCAAGGCGGACGCCTTCCTCTTCTACGACTGCGCAGCCGAGACGCCTGCGGGCCGACGCAGCCTGTGCCTCGACGAGGAGGCGCTGCGCTCGCGCAGGAGGAACCCGCCGCAGGGCAGCGCTGTGGGCCAGGCAGCCTCAATGGGCGTCGAGCTCATGGGCGAGACGGAGTACCGCCACCTCCAGAGCCTCGGGGAGTTCGACCTGAAGACCTCATCCTGGCTGGCCACCCCGGCAGACGTGCGCGCCCTGGGCGGGGCACTGTTCGGGGACCGACGCTTCGGCCGGGTCTTCGTCTACCACAACGGCGCTGACTCCTACTACGGGGCGCGCGGCTGGCGCGGTGTCCTGCGGGTATAGCGGGGGTGGCGGCGGGGCACCAAGCGTCCACCTATGCCTGAAGTGATCCAAGCGGACCGGGGTAGAGAGGTGACGACACCAGTATGCTCGCCCGACCCCTGGACTTCCGAATACGTTCCGAACACCATGGAGGCATGACCGGCACGGCAGATGCTCCCACGCGTACCCGGCGCTCCTCGGACCTGAGCAGGTACTCTGCCGAGGCCGAGGACCACCCCGTCGCGGTAACCCGTCGTGACGGTGAGGCGCTGGTTCTCATGTCGCAGCGCGAGGCCGAGGGCCGCGCACGATTGCTGGACCTCGCCGCACGGCTGATCACGGTGGTCCTGGAGGACACGGGCACGCTCGTCGAGCGCATGAGCCGGGCCTTCCCGTGGATGCTCGCACTGTCGCCGACAGACCGCGAGACCTGCGCGCAGGACCTGATCGACGCCGCGCGAGCCTCGTTGTCCACCAACCAGCCGCACCTGGCAGTCTCTGAGCTGACCTCGTGGAAGGAGACCGCCACAGCCGTTGCTGCGGGCCTGGGCCGCACTGACGTGGAGTGGCTGGATGAGGACAGCGGGCTCGAGCCCGTCGAGCGTCCCTGATCGTGGCG includes the following:
- a CDS encoding MFS transporter, with protein sequence MYLLLLAVIYLAFVSLGLPDSLVGSGWPVMHGDLGVPASFAGGVTIIISIGTIVSSLSSERLTRRLGAGVVTAVSVAATAAALLGFSTATQFWQVCLWALPYGLGAGAVDAALNNYVALHYSARHMNWLHSFWGVGASISPFVMSLALSTEAGWPAAYRSIGLLQVGLAVVLAASLPLWRRVATMGPDQPTEEPTVSSSTNSTDSTGDHVSLLTALRIPGVPCVLLAFFAYCAFEQTAMLWGATFFVSDRGFEASSAASLGALFILGLTAGRFLCGFFADRVGDRALIRGGFALGAVGAAVVALPLGPASFAGFVLAGVGAAPVYPAIIHSTPANFGHRSSQTVIGIQMAAAYTGSTIMPPLFGIVAGWTGLWLLPAYLLALALLGLVMSERLNRVTRPQG
- a CDS encoding AAA family ATPase; translation: MRSPLDSPFSPGSDTVPQVWAGRTSQLGDWRDVLRPRRVAGIHERGRTVLGEAGSGKSSLVRRIAREARETGDWVTPQLRIPSGTDPLKRVASALLDLSSQAGLAAARERRIADLLSRVETVAASGVSLSVRAQDGPEPYTALTDLLVEIGRAAIRHRDVMVVVHVDEVQNITDEHARSQLLTALGDALTYEETVSVPGGWQVERGLPMAVYLTGLAEFADMAGARTGATFARRFRTTTLDAIDDDALMAALQPFVTEGWPLASGRGGTERVYMEPAAQRAVVELACGEPFLFQLAGERAWYAGTDNLITAGHVRAGWRDAAPEAEAHVRRILDRLPERERHFIETMAGLTPQERSLTTIARAMGYRRTTDAGPTAQRLDLTRGIIRRGRHYRFHHRAIEAYLTSQWPW
- a CDS encoding winged helix-turn-helix transcriptional regulator; protein product: MAAPGAQSSCPIAGTLALVGEKWTLLILRDIHRGICRFNDLEESLGCPRAILSARLRKLVEHGVLAVAPYRDPGRRARSAYVLTAKGRDLVVVLAALQQWGLRHLPKVSEVLSTPVHLGCGSPVTAGLSCSRGHRVDADSVVPAGAADVPAGAAEEVAPAPTRATAR
- a CDS encoding NADP-dependent oxidoreductase; amino-acid sequence: MKAYALTSYRDGGTLEWLDVPRPTAGADQVVVEVRAAGLNPLDRMVAAGQFRQLIPYRLPLVLGQELAGVVTEVGPKVHDVAVGDRVFARPDINRIGTFTEAIAVDVADTAPMPAGLSFAEAASLPLVLLTAVQAFTEKAQVRPGDKVFVQGGTGGLGSVAVQVAKHLGATVATTVSTSNVELARSLGADVVVDYRTQRYEDHVKDYDVVLDTLGRDETLRSMKVLRSGGTMVSVAGAPDPELAAQLGRPFLGPVMWLMSRRARRAARAQDAMYRFLFMRADGSQLARLTPAIEAGSIRPLVGHTFELGQLEQAMALLASGKANPGKIVVEAKP
- a CDS encoding alpha/beta fold hydrolase; the protein is MSTLRLFDGPYADAPVEHVITPAGTSFAYRAVGSGHATPLLLLVHLAATLDGWDPLVVDQCAQDRPVIAVDYPGMGGSSGAAPTTVAGMAESVITFLDAAGLEQVDILGLSLGGFVTQQLLLAHPHRFRRAVLAGTGPAGGRGITRVPTLTFQAMAKAAATRKDPRHYLFFPPAAWDRADEFLERVSRFRHPDRPARVPGLLRQLVAVYRWGRQAPQDLSALTHPALVVNGDQDLMVPSPNTIDLGHRLPAARLEELYPGAGHGAVFQEPGIFSSQVREFLG
- a CDS encoding GNAT family N-acetyltransferase → MRSVKASGARVVPYDPVMRDQLLDLSIRAWAPVFEAMSGDIATGVVPRFVYDSFWPQGWEARQRSDLAQVLDQEAQACDVALVGGEPAGWVCTRIHPEDSMGEVYILCVDPAYQRQGVGRTLMERAHSRAREAGMHMVMVETGGDAGHASARAAYEAVGYTRWPVARYFKEL
- a CDS encoding DUF4256 domain-containing protein — translated: MSTTQGTMSYLPADHDERDGVIETLRARFEAHPHRHAGISWDDVAVRLTEHPETLRALRGMEETGGEPDVVGYDAKADAFLFYDCAAETPAGRRSLCLDEEALRSRRRNPPQGSAVGQAASMGVELMGETEYRHLQSLGEFDLKTSSWLATPADVRALGGALFGDRRFGRVFVYHNGADSYYGARGWRGVLRV
- a CDS encoding prevent-host-death protein; amino-acid sequence: MTGTADAPTRTRRSSDLSRYSAEAEDHPVAVTRRDGEALVLMSQREAEGRARLLDLAARLITVVLEDTGTLVERMSRAFPWMLALSPTDRETCAQDLIDAARASLSTNQPHLAVSELTSWKETATAVAAGLGRTDVEWLDEDSGLEPVERP